DNA sequence from the Bufo bufo chromosome 3, aBufBuf1.1, whole genome shotgun sequence genome:
caggaaaagtctaaggcatattggtacaccatagactttttccagggtgtgggtgcccacagagagggctctgagtgccacctctggcacccgtgccataggttcgccaacactggTATAGAGCTTCCTACTGACCCGTGCCACCTTTTTCATACCAGTAGGTGTGGAGTACACACGATATAAAATCTATCTGTTCTGCACTCACTTCTTAGCGTCAGTGCTGCTGCCCTGTGTGTTTTGGGGCATTGTGCCACTCCATTGTGTCATGGGGCATTGAAGAGAACGCAGGGCTAATGTTAGCGCTGTGTTCTCTTCACCGTTCACATGGCAGCGGCAAGGAGATGCAATTACAGCTCCTCCGTCCCATTTACTTCAGTGCGAAGGAGCAGATGGAGGAGCAGGAAAACGGTGAAGAGAACACAGCGCTCACATTAGCActactttctcttcaaacagacgatcagcaggggtgccaggagttggcccccctccaatctgatactgatgacctgtactGAATAGGTCTTCATTATAGGAAACCAGAAACCCCCTTAAGGCTTATTTCACATGAGCGATGTGGAATGAGACagggtattttcagggggaaaacgTATGGTTTGGCAGACATGTTGAATCGGTTTTGTCTGCAGTTAGGTTACAGTTggtttttttagtattttttctgcATGTACGCGACCAgttttttgcacgtgcgtgaaaaaTAACTGAAGAATAACACTCAACATTTCCTAGAAACGATCAGTGAAAAAAGCATTACATCtggatgccttccgtttttcatacaagccccattcacttctatagagccagggctgcataaaaaacgcagaatatagaacatgctgccatGTTACCTGAATGCAGAATTGATCGGTGATGAacgacgctcatgtgcacagacccattgaaatgaatgggtcaggattccttaCAGATGCAAGGCGTTCAGTACATGCATTGCATCTGGACGGAAAACGCCCTCTTGTCAAAGAGGCCTTAAAAATACTGTGGTCTAGTGGAGAAATGATCCCAGGGCAGTGCTGTGTTATCTATGAACAAGTTAGGTGTTGTCTTCTTCATCCATGGAAGGACTACTAGTGCTATCCTTCCtgcacaactctcagcatgtggtCTGTCTCGTCATACGTGTCCAGCCAGGATGAAGGAATAGCATTTACATTACTGCAGTTCTTGATCACACTTATGGCAGAAGGTTCTGCACCTAAATTTATTAGTAGAGCATTCATGAAGAGAACCCGCTTTTATGAAGTAGCTAGCTTCTCTAACATCCAGCAGGGGAGCCATAAGGAATGTTCTTAGGGGCTATTCACACCAGTGTATTCTGGACATATCATCCTTGTGTATTCCATGCGTCATGACTTCACCATGGGTTCCACcatggctcaaacagatgccaaatgtgcacaACTGATGCACCAGATCCATTTTCTCTTTCGCCTATGAAAGCACCCCTGGAGAGACCGCTACTTCCTCTGGACAGGAACCAGAACCGCCTTTTAAAAGAGGGATCCTCCCCTCTACCGCCAATTCTGTCCTAAGAGGCAGGAGAGAATCGGATCCTCTCGTCTGCTGCTTTTATTTCATGGAGCTAGGAAGGGTTCGGCTGCCTCTTCTCAGATTATCGCTAGGTGGGTCCTTAGCTTGCTCTTCTAAGGGAGTAGTTCGTCCCTCGGGGTTTGGGGCTCACTCTACAAGATCAGTCTCCACATCATGGGCCGAGAGAGCTTCCGCTTCTATAGAACAGATTTGTAGGACAGCTACCTGGAGTTCTCCTCATACTTGTTTTAGGCTACCTTCTAATGAAGGACTTTCCTTTTGGCTTTGGCCGTAAGGTGCTGCAGGCTGTGGTCCCGCCCTAGATAGGATTCTTGCCTATTCTCCAGGCGGGCTGTCATAGACGAAAGAGAAATATTGGATTACACTTACTCGTAATCGTttttctttgagcctatgacagcacccagttaattcccccccccccccccccccaaaaaaaaggattTATGTATACATAGATTAGAGAATGATGTTATGTTTCTTAGTTCTTGAGAGGGGACTGCTGGCGGTAGAGGGGAGAATCCCTCTTTTAAAAGGCGGTTCTGGTTCCTgtccggaggaggaggcggtctctccaggggtgctgtcataggctcaaagaaaaACCATTACCGGTTAGTGTAATccaatatttatttttctgttcttctgacggatcagaagaacggtgatgtgaactctccctaataTGGACAGATATGTCCAGCAGCTGTCCTGTTGATAGCACTTAGAGGGATGGGTCCTCTCTGTGACGTCCTGTCCCCCTAATAAGGCATAGATGGGTTGTCTTTATGAGACAACgctttaagggtacattcacacctccgcagtgttttgcggatccgcaaaacacggggaCGGCACCCCaatggaaatgcctattcttgtccgccgctgcggaaaagaatagggcatgttctttttttttttttttgcagagccgcagaccggaaatgcggatgcattgCGGAATGGATCGGGACCCAAagtgtggacgtctgaatggaccccaaTACTATAGCCTCAACAAGTATCTGGGAACTGCAGCCAGTCAGCTATTTTCCCAATCGGAACGATGCCAAGCCAGCTTTGAGCACAACGGCTGGGCCATGTCTGACAGCTTAGATGCTGGGCGTGGACTACCTGTTAACCAAAGGCTTGTCCGTGGGGTTatcaagcagcatgtcactgacAACCAGTCTCTGACCTctctattcagtttttttgctcaGTCAGGTCTATGATACGTTTTGTGACTTCTGGATCTGATTTCAGAACTGATCATCTTCGTTTTGTAGACATAGCGGTCATTGGCGGTGCTTCGAACATTTGGCCTGTCATTGCAGTAAGTGTGCTCAGGAATTGGAAAGTCATGTGAAGCTCACCACTGAGAGCTGTGACCAACCATGTATTCTGATGGACATGCAGGATATGCCTCAGGAATATTGACTCTTTCCTGACACTGCTTTAGAAATGTGATACGTCTGCACATCATTTATGCTGAAGTGGATGCTTTTCTTTCTCTTCCTTTCCTTCCCTTTAGTTTCCGGAGCCGCTATCAGTGCTGTCCTCACACAATGTCTCACTTCCTGCATGAAATGCAGTGTACATGGGGACAAATGAAGGGACATTCAGGAGCATGGTGCATGTCGCCTAAtcagttctgttttttttttttatgtttctctcGCCAGGACCAAGATGGGCCTCTTGGAATATTGGGGTATTTGTGTGCATCCGCTGTGCAGGTGTCCACAGGAACCTTGGAGTCCACATCTCACGTGTGAAATCTGTGAATCTGGACCAGTGGACTCAGGAACAGATACAGGTACAGGGGCATCCTTTTGTCTTGAGGAATCTCAGGCCCTTGAATGGCCTTTTGTATACGTTAaccgttttctttttttctttccagtGTATGGAAGAGATGGGAAATGGGAAAGCAAAACGACTGTACGAAGCATTCTTACCGGATAGTTTTATCCGACCACAAACAGACCAGTATCCTTTCAGCATGAGCCTGTTTTTGGGGAAACCCAAACTTTTTATTCCACATTGGTGTATTAAAATACCCTTTCTAATTGGGACGAAAaagggacactttttttttttttttttcctccttgttttaggctacttttacactagcgttttcaattccgctattgagatccgtcatatgtCAATtgccattgtcaatggggacaaaactgaactgaatgaaacagaatgcgttccgttccgtttggttgcgtccctatcgcgatgtggtgcggagcaaggcggatccgtcctgacacacaatgtaagtcaatggcgatggatccgttttctctgacacaatgacTTTCAGTAGTGTTCATtactgatccgtcatggctatataagacataatccaaccggatccgttcatgatggatgcatgcggttatattattgtaacggaagcgtttttggcgATCCAtgaccgatctgcaaaaaatgctaaGACAGATCCgtgatgaacaccattgaaagtcaatgggggacagatccattttctattgtcagagaaaacggatccttcccattgacttacattgagtgtcatgacggatccgtcttgctccgcatcacattgcggacagaaaaacgctgctttcaGCGTTGTTCTGTCCGCGATAGGGACGcagccaaacggaacggaatacattctggtgcattctgttttgtccccattgacaatgaatgggggcaaACAGGAAGCGTTTTCTTCTGCTATtgggatcctatgacggatctcaatagcggaattgaaaacgctagtatgaaagtagcttTAGTCGTCGGGAGTTTTTTTTCCACCACTGATTGCAATGCATAAACTTCCCAAGAACAGAGCCAAACCTGGGATTAGCTATTCAggacttaaagtggttgtccggttAAGACAACTTGTTCACCGCTCCATTTATCTCTATAAAACTGATGAAGATAGCAGAGTACAGCTACCTCCCGCAGCCACATAGATGTAGCGGCAGCATGCATGACTGCCATTCCATTAAGACTCGATTAGACACTTATCTTAATGGGGCGACCCCTTTTAAaagcacagtaaaaaaaaatggaataaaggccataatagttaatctgtgacttttcctttTACCCACAAGCATATATTTTTTAGTCTAGGAGAAACATCTAATAAAAGGAGCTAAGGTATATTACCAGTGGTGTGGTTTGTATAGTTTATAGTTAGCATTGGGGATTTTCTTGAGCTAATCTATAGACCTTTTCAGCATGTTGCAGGTTCCTCTTTCCTTAATTTCGCTTCTACAGAGCAGTCGAAACATTTATCAGAGACAAATATGAAAAGAAGAAGTACATGGATCGCAGTGTAGACATCAGTGCGTTTAGAGTGAGTATTTTATGTTCCCAGATTTTCTATTTGtttctttggtgcagctttcgctgTGCTGCTTCACCGCATAGCCAGGCAGTACCTTCTTCATGTCTTCTCCATTTTAACACACTGCACCAAACTCCCAACAGTGCAAGTGCAATGTATTTGGGTGGAggagagacatcacatggaggtgatttgcctagtcacatgaccctccatcagcagccattttccaGACAAGGCCGCTGTGTGGACCGCACAAAAGACTTGGTAAACAATTAGAcagaccttatgaaatatagaaaatggcacaaTTTCAATATTGGCTATATtaataagtgccatataatcctcTTACAAACACTTtgatcaacagtaaccagaaagtggacaacccctttaaaggactgTCTGTTAAAAAACCTGTTTTCAAATGCCCTGTGAGAGCATAGTGAAATGTGCTCCAGAACCCTCCATCCTCATCTGTTAGAGCAAGGAAGTGGCAGACACCCCCTTTAAGAATGACAATTAGGACTGAAACGACTACTCGATTTAATTCAGTAATTCGACATAAAAAAATTctctgcaaattttttgcatcgaggattagtttgtgtcatgtgaccactaaGCGGGGgtaaagcgcttgctattactcaccgctgCGTGGTCACCCGCCGGTCCGTACCGCGCTGCACTGTATCCTGACGCATCATCAGGTCATGGTGCACATAAGCGcacactatgacccgacgctgtgtgacggcagtgcagtggatggaggagctgtggagcaGCGCCCCTTTACAGCAAAGCTAAGTACTGGCGCTGGGggcatggctaggagggggagatcgtggcaagctggtggcacttgaggggggggggggggtgctggtgagtttttataaagaaaaacgttcttttaattgGATTTTTGTTTATTAGAGTACTCtattaatcgttggattaatcaATAGATtactcgattacaaaaatagtctATCTGCAGCCCTAATGACAATGGCTGCGTACACTGCCAAATGTACGTTGACCGGTTGAAATAACATTGTAAAGATTTTGTGTGCGTATCTCTCTGTTTGCATGATTTCTTCTCCTTGTACACTATGGACATTAGCTGATAAAACTTTGGGtctttgggggaaatttatcaagtcCTGCACTCCAGAcctctggcatcaaaaagtcacaaaatggggCTCTGTGAATTTTTGGGCTCCAGTTTTGGAAATTCTCAATCAacgttttaaaaagttgcaaatattgTCGCAATTTTGCCCCAATAACAGGCTAAGTATAGACATCTCAAGATAGAAGTCTATTTCACAAATTTGGCTCAAATGACATAACACAGACTTCTGCAAATTTTCCCTCTTGACAAATCTCCCTTTGTCTTTAACAGAAAGAGAGAGAAACTAAGTGGAAGAAATCTGAATCTGCACCTGAAATCAAATCGGGGCCGGTCATATTTGAGAAGGTAAAGTTGGTAAGTTATCTTTTAATGACCTATTATTAAATCCGTAATAACAGCGCATCAGCCATGTTATATTAAATTAAAATGGCGGTCCAGGGAGGGATGTCCCTTCATTCCAAGAGGAGCTGTTATTATGATTGTACAATTGGTCCTCATCTCACACAGGTAATAATTCAGTATAAGAAAAGGTCTACGTTAGATAGTGGTCAATCATTAGTTCCACATCGGTACAAATCACGCTGTTTGCTTCTGAGAAACTTTATTGTGAATTAGTTCTTGCCtagaataaaggggttgtctgattatttaaaaaaaaaaaattagagcaGCAAATTGAGCAGTGGCTGCACTTGAGTGGTgtgttctccattcactgctattggaCGTCAAAAAACAGCCGAGCGTGCTcagtcagctattttcagaacttccatagtgatgaatggagagcacactgtgcagGCACTGGAGAAGCATTCAATAGAGATACAAGCAGGTCCCAGAATGGGAACCCACACCTTTattacattgatggcatatcctagcgatatgccatcattgtcccagatgggccaactCTTTAATGTTCTGCAAACAATTTTAGGGGAGAATGGGAATTTTGAACAACTTTCCAACTTTGACCATTCAAGTCAGTCTGCCAGTGGTGAAAGGTGATACCAAGAAATATgactgctgaggtcagtgatcGGCTGCAGCAGTCATTCACTGGCAGCTTATAAACAAAGACTGGCTGGCGGCCACTGGAGCATCTGCAATCCAACGGAGGAGGAGCATGAAGATGcaagtttaaaatttttttttataaatatatatatatatatatatatatatatatatatatatataatttataaaaaaaatttttaaacttGCATCTTCATGCTCCTCCTCCGTTGGATTGCAGATGCTCCAGTGGCCGCCAGCCAGTCTTTGTTTATAAGCTGCCAGTGAATGACTGCTGCAGCCGATCACTGACCTCTGCAGTCATATTTCTTGGTATCACCTTTCACCACTGGCAGACTGACTTGAATGGTCAAAGTTGGAAAGTTGTTCAAAATTCCCATTCTCCCCTAAAATTGTTTGCAGAACATTAAAGGagttggcccatctgggacaatgatggcatatcgctagaatatgccatcaatgtaatAAAGGTGTGGGTTCCCATTCTGGGACCTGCTTGTATCTCTATTGAATGGTTCTCCTGTGCctgcacagtgtgctctccattcatcactatggaagttctgaaaatagctgactgAGCACGCTCGGCTGTTTTTGGACGtccaatagcagtgaatggagaacacACCACTCAAGTGCAGCCACTGCTCAATTTGCTGAtctgggactgccagaaatagccgtGAACAAAGGGTGGTCGCACATGTTcagctgctctccattcacttgaagggcCCCATTCGAGATATAGGTGTGGGTACCACCTCAGGGACACGGACCTATCTGAGATTGATGGCTTATTCTAGCGATAGACCATCAATGTCCCAGGTGGGCCAACCCCTATAGGATTCAAATGTCCAGTAACTAGATTGCTTAAAGTTTACCTGCGCTTTGAAAAAACTTTTGATGTGTCATAACGACATATcataggttttgattggtggggggtctgaatgctgagacccccactgatcactagaacaAGGAGAAAAGGGCTCTGTCATAGCGCATAATTTTTTTCTCGTTACATTGAGACGGACCCATTGCCTTCTTTTAGCACGTTTTTTGCAGCAAGGAGAGACAAGCTAGgtgagcgcttctctctcctcgttctagaaaTCAGTGGGGTTTCTCAGcattcagacccccactgatcaaaacgtTTGATATGTCTCCGTGACCTTAGAAATTTCACCTTTGTCTTTGAAACATTTGCAGATATGCAGTTTTGTCTGCTGCATACATGCAGATTACTATTGTGAAATGATGTGACAGTGGTATATGTCAGCTATCTGTATAGGTCAATACCCctgacttaaaaaaataaaaaaacagaacttTGTTTTCTTCAGCCTCCTAAAAAAGATGACTCTCATCTTGCTAAAAGCTCTCCACAAAGAACAGCAGAGCCAGTCATGGACCTCCTAGGCCTTGGTAAGACTGCTTTTTATTTGCATTGTTTTGCCATAGACAACTCCTTTCCTTATATCTGTTGGGCCATATGGATATAATAGAGGAGGCTCTTCCAATTGAGATCCCTCTACTGGCCATATACAAAGCCCTTCTGGGCCAAGCAGCCCAAAAAGTCTCAATTTTCCCTTTGCAGAAATAACAGCTAATTCACCTGTCATCAGGGGACCTCTTGTGGGAAGGGGTTATCAGTCATCTGGCTCATAGTTAGATGTCTCTGTCTCTAACATTTGTGTAGCCTGTAATATATAATTATCTATTGTCACACTGGGTGTGTAAAATCTGAAGTATAAGGATAATAGCTGACAGTTGGCTCTTTGATTTATGATCAGTTCCAGTCATATCTATTAATGGGCCGCCAGAAAAAGAACTGCATGTGCTAGGTGGTTGTTACTGTGTATTTTAGCACAACTAGACTCCTGTACTTAGCTTTTCTTATTATTTTCAGATGCACCAGTGGCCACTACTGTTCCCAATGGAAAGTCAAATACCAGCTTGGAAAAAGAACTAGATCTTTTTGGCTCCACTTGCTTGACCAGCTCAAAGACCAACCAGGTAAACAGTCATGTGGTGTATTGTCTAATGTAGGTGGCTTATATGTTTTGTTAGCAGAGCCCAGCTAAATGGTCGAAAGACAATGACGTCCAAGTTTGTGTATTAAGGCAACTGGCTCTGTATGTGGATATATGAAGTCCACAGGCCGCCTCTTATGATTTTAAACATACTGTTTTCAGCATGCGTTATTTTAAAGGGGGTCTGTAAGCAGTTCTGATCATGCAAGCCTGCTGACAGCAGTGGGTAGGGGCTGGGAAGTGCAAATGtagcttttgtggagcttttataatCAGGAGTACTGCTCCTGTAAGTGCCTTGGCAGTTGAGCTttatgtgaagtgctctctgcattgagctgctttatAGCCCCTCTGCTTTGAGTCACAACTgaacatccaaccaggagaccactacagctgtcattTAGAGCAGGGGGGGTTAAGAATCTCATGGCAGGCAGCACTTTAGTCAAATCCTGCCTCCatgataaaagttcatattcacactactcctgatgataaaagctcCACCGAAGGTAtatttgtactgctctcctcacCCTCTTCCTAGTGCAGTCAGCAGTTTCTGCATGGTCAAATCTACTGACACTCCCTTTATGGAGCAAAATCTGAGCCCTGCTTTTCTGGTTGTTATTCCAACAGACTGTCAGCTCCATGCCAGTCACTGGCTCAGGATCTGTCCCAGAGAACCTTAACTTGTTTCCAGAATCTGGTGGGAAAGCAGAAGAAGGAACAAAGAAGCAACTCTCAAAGGACTCAATCCTTTCTCTGTATGGGCCTCAGAATCCCCAGATTCCAGCTCAAGGTCTGAATTTGAGAAGTTAAGCACTCTTTGTGATGCTTTTCTAATCAGTGGGGTTCTGAttgttccctacttgttcattggtgCAGGCTCGCCCATTATTGAGAGTGAGCACTACCTTAAGAACGCTTGTACTTGAGAAAACTGTCCATAATTCTTATTTCCCTTAATTAGTTTAGACCTTTCTTTTTATTTACTCTGCAGGAGCTCTTTTCATGGCACCAGCTCAGATGCCATACCCAAGTGCTTACACTGGCTTTCCAGCAGTTCCGTCTTCTAGTGGTGTTATGGGTGGTATGATGGCGTCACCAATGGGAATCATGACTCAACCAGCACACCCAGGTGTAGTTGCCCCTATGGCTGTTCCAGCAGGATATGTGGGTGGAATGCAAGCAGCAGTCATGGGTGTCCCAAATGGAATGATGGCGCAACATGCAGGCTACGTAACGGGCATGGGTGCTGTTGCTCAACCAATGTATGGCATGCAACCCGGACAGCAATTACAGTGGAATGTCACTCAGGTAAAATTTACGGGACATGTTCTGTATAATAAAACTTTCTTGTGCACTGTCTCAAAGTAttattttctcgcccatattccttgggggacacaggaaaccatgggtatagctctgctccctaggaggcgtgacactaagtgaaagctgtaagcccctcctccatcagctatacccttcagcctggagagagagactaccagtttttgcttagtgtccaaggaggcaagacactccctgcttaggcagggttgttttcctataattttttatttttgcgttatttgttgtttttaattcggtttttttctacttacagggacaacagaggcgcactagacccctctgttttctcccggggttgagtcgcgccagtgccggtaataccgcactgccgcctcccccacagaagacaaggtggaccagggcagcctcgctcccctgcgtcccgccagctcaagggtcgcccgcacgccaagtccctcccccggcttcctgccactgcggtgccagtggctgaaggggcgaccctgctggatggattgagggcgaagacagcgtatggtgagagtggctgctccagcctccccttccctccctcccaccgctgctacatctctccgtgccatctccccccccccccccttccctcccctcccccatgggCATATCGGGGCCGGCAACTTTACCGGCCATCATTTGGGGGGGGACTTCGTTCTGGTGTTGCAGACCCAGGACAAGCTGGTTCTTAGGGGGGTGGCTACCATCTTCAACGGCAGGGCAGTCAGGGGGACGGCTGTATGAGGAGATTCAGGCGAGGGCCGCTTACTTGAACGGCACCTTTtcatggccggcacttcatctacctagggggttaaatcattttgccgcgcgcgcgtgcggctctgcttctccttcagcgcggcaaggggggggcggagctttctacatgcgctccgctacttcctggTTCGTCGGGCTCCACATCTCAGGTGCTGCGtggacctctctctctctctctgccgtcCGATCCTGAAGCTATTCACCTCTGTGCCTgccgcctctcctccacagcctcccttcagtctgctgcccttgctgtctgccgcttgcatcatctgggtctggtaggactgttaaccccatCCGTGCCACCAGTACTGTTACTTGGGTGTGATCCCCGTTTTTTCacctggggtctcccactttaagtgcaacttttcttccaccatgtcagacccttctgcagctgccaagccttggtaccatgcctgtaccgcttgtagggaagcctttccccgggggcagtctgatccgcactgtcctgcatgccgagctccaccg
Encoded proteins:
- the SMAP2 gene encoding stromal membrane-associated protein 2 isoform X2; the protein is MTGKSVRDVERYQAVLSELLLREENKFCADCHSKGPRWASWNIGVFVCIRCAGVHRNLGVHISRVKSVNLDQWTQEQIQCMEEMGNGKAKRLYEAFLPDSFIRPQTDQAVETFIRDKYEKKKYMDRSVDISAFRKERETKWKKSESAPEIKSGPVIFEKPPKKDDSHLAKSSPQRTAEPVMDLLGLDAPVATTVPNGKSNTSLEKELDLFGSTCLTSSKTNQTVSSMPVTGSGSVPENLNLFPESGGKAEEGTKKQLSKDSILSLYGPQNPQIPAQGALFMAPAQMPYPSAYTGFPAVPSSSGVMGGMMASPMGIMTQPAHPGVVAPMAVPAGYVGGMQAAVMGVPNGMMAQHAGYVTGMGAVAQPMYGMQPGQQLQWNVTQVSQQMAGMTFFGVGGMAGYGQPTANQGPNQSLSTPMWK
- the SMAP2 gene encoding stromal membrane-associated protein 2 isoform X1, producing MTGKSVRDVERYQAVLSELLLREENKFCADCHSKGPRWASWNIGVFVCIRCAGVHRNLGVHISRVKSVNLDQWTQEQIQCMEEMGNGKAKRLYEAFLPDSFIRPQTDQAVETFIRDKYEKKKYMDRSVDISAFRKERETKWKKSESAPEIKSGPVIFEKVKLPPKKDDSHLAKSSPQRTAEPVMDLLGLDAPVATTVPNGKSNTSLEKELDLFGSTCLTSSKTNQTVSSMPVTGSGSVPENLNLFPESGGKAEEGTKKQLSKDSILSLYGPQNPQIPAQGALFMAPAQMPYPSAYTGFPAVPSSSGVMGGMMASPMGIMTQPAHPGVVAPMAVPAGYVGGMQAAVMGVPNGMMAQHAGYVTGMGAVAQPMYGMQPGQQLQWNVTQVSQQMAGMTFFGVGGMAGYGQPTANQGPNQSLSTPMWK